The Kaustia mangrovi genome has a segment encoding these proteins:
- a CDS encoding M16 family metallopeptidase codes for MSHTAARFNAPTRPRLASRWAAACAVLVALVALAAPAQAFEIQEVRSPGGITAWLVQDDTVPIVAMDFAFDGGAAADPEDKAGLANFLSGMLDEGAGDMTSEAFQNRLEELAVKLSFNADRDNFSGSLQTLSRNRDEAFVLLRLALTEPRFDAQPLERVRNQILVGLKRAAEDPHQIANAAWMRQALGDHPYARDPDGTQDTVAAISADDLGALAGRLFARDALTVAVVGDIDAATLGRLLDETFGALPETSGMPEIAEATVSDEGAVEVVNRDIPQSVIQFGARGLKRDDPDFVPAYVMNFVLGGGGFGSRLIEEVREKRGLSYSVFSYIYPLDHAGLFVGGAATRNDRARETIDILRKEIARMAKDGPSETELEEAKTYLTGSYPLRFDTNTKIAGELLGIQLEELGIDYVENRNAMIEAVTIDDVRRVARELLKPDALIFSVVGQPQGVTSSEPEPADATKG; via the coding sequence GCACCCACACGCCCGCGCCTCGCGTCTCGCTGGGCCGCCGCCTGCGCCGTCCTCGTCGCGCTGGTCGCGCTCGCCGCCCCCGCGCAGGCCTTCGAGATCCAGGAGGTCAGGAGCCCCGGCGGCATCACCGCCTGGCTCGTCCAGGACGACACCGTGCCGATCGTCGCCATGGACTTCGCCTTCGACGGCGGCGCCGCCGCCGATCCGGAGGACAAGGCCGGGCTCGCCAACTTCCTGTCCGGCATGCTGGACGAGGGCGCGGGCGACATGACGTCGGAGGCCTTCCAGAACCGGCTGGAGGAGCTCGCCGTCAAGCTCTCCTTCAATGCCGACCGCGACAATTTCTCCGGCAGCCTGCAGACCCTGTCGCGCAACCGCGACGAGGCCTTCGTCCTGCTCAGGCTCGCGCTGACCGAGCCCCGGTTCGACGCCCAGCCGCTGGAGCGGGTGCGCAACCAGATCCTCGTCGGACTGAAGCGCGCGGCGGAGGATCCCCACCAGATCGCCAATGCCGCCTGGATGAGGCAGGCGCTCGGCGACCATCCCTATGCCCGCGACCCGGACGGGACGCAGGACACCGTCGCCGCGATCTCCGCGGACGATCTCGGAGCGCTCGCCGGGCGGCTCTTCGCCCGCGACGCGCTGACCGTCGCCGTCGTCGGCGATATCGACGCGGCAACGCTCGGACGCCTTCTGGACGAGACCTTCGGCGCCCTGCCGGAGACCTCCGGCATGCCCGAGATCGCGGAGGCCACGGTCAGCGACGAAGGCGCGGTGGAGGTCGTCAACCGCGACATTCCCCAGAGCGTCATCCAGTTCGGCGCCAGGGGCCTGAAGCGCGACGATCCCGACTTCGTGCCCGCCTATGTCATGAACTTCGTGCTCGGCGGCGGCGGCTTCGGCTCCAGGCTCATCGAGGAGGTGCGCGAGAAGCGGGGCCTGAGCTACTCGGTCTTCAGCTATATCTACCCGCTCGACCATGCCGGCCTGTTCGTCGGCGGGGCGGCGACGCGCAACGACCGCGCCCGCGAGACCATCGACATCCTGCGCAAGGAGATCGCGCGCATGGCGAAGGACGGCCCGAGCGAGACGGAGCTCGAGGAGGCCAAGACCTATCTCACCGGCTCCTATCCGCTGCGCTTCGACACCAACACCAAGATCGCCGGCGAGCTCCTCGGCATCCAGCTCGAAGAGCTCGGCATCGACTATGTGGAGAACCGCAACGCCATGATCGAGGCGGTGACCATCGACGATGTCAGGCGCGTCGCCCGCGAGCTTCTCAAGCCCGACGCGCTCATCTTCTCCGTGGTCGGCCAGCCCCAGGGCGTGACCTCGTCGGAGCCCGAGCCGGCGGACGCGACGAAAGGGTAG